In Chitinispirillales bacterium, the DNA window CGTTAGACGGGACGTTGTTTCCCGCCGAAGTAACGTTAATGCGCGCGAACGTGAAATCGGACGACCATATAGTTTTTAGTTATACGCGTGATTTGCGCGAACAAAAGCGGATGACGGAAGAACTCAGGCAGGCGAATGAACGCATTAGCCTTATGCTGAACTCTACGCCGCTCGCCGGTACCCTGCGCGATAGGAATTTCAGGGTATTCGACTGTAATGAGGAAGCCGTCAGACTGTTCGGAGCTAAAGACAAACAGGAGTTTATAGAAAGATTCAGTGAATTGTCGCCGGAGTATCAGCCTGACGGACAGCGTTCCGTTGAGCTTGCCGCTCAATATGTACAAAAAGCCTACAAAGAAGGCAAATACGTCTTTGAATGGGTGCACCGGACATTAGACGGGACATTATTTCCCGCCGAAATAACGATAATTCGCGTGGGCGAGGAATCAAGCGGCTATACGACTATGGGCTATACGCGGGATTTGCGTGAAGAAAAACGGATGACTCAAAACGTGCGCGAAACCGCAGCGCTTCTGCAAAAGGTGGTTGCGAACTATCCGGGCGCTATCTGGAGCATTGACAGGAACGAAGTGTATACATTGTTTAACGGCAGGTCTATCGGTAAATTTGGAGTTACGCCGGAACAGGTTGTCGGGAAATCTTTTAACAATGCGCCCCCCCAGATCGTATACCCCGAAATCATTGACTATATACGTAAAACATATACCGACGGAGCGCAGGAATGGGTTGCCAAGATTGAACAGGGAGCTTTCCATATCCGCACTTCGCCGATTTATGGGGACGATGGGAATATAATCGGCGTGGTCGGCAACTCCGATGAGATAACGGAAGTTATCCGCCTGCAAGATGACCTGAAAGAATCGCTTGATAAAGCCAATGAAGCGAACACGCTT includes these proteins:
- a CDS encoding PAS domain-containing protein, whose protein sequence is MQVNENIRLMLDATPLACIMWKNFKILECNEEAVRLYRVKDKSAFQEKFFELSPEYQPDGRRSIDLVSQCIQKAYDEGKYIFEWMHQTLDGTLFPAEVTLMRANVKSDDHIVFSYTRDLREQKRMTEELRQANERISLMLNSTPLAGTLRDRNFRVFDCNEEAVRLFGAKDKQEFIERFSELSPEYQPDGQRSVELAAQYVQKAYKEGKYVFEWVHRTLDGTLFPAEITIIRVGEESSGYTTMGYTRDLREEKRMTQNVRETAALLQKVVANYPGAIWSIDRNEVYTLFNGRSIGKFGVTPEQVVGKSFNNAPPQIVYPEIIDYIRKTYTDGAQEWVAKIEQGAFHIRTSPIYGDDGNIIGVVGNSDEITEVIRLQDDLKESLDKANEANTL